A window of Corallococcus macrosporus DSM 14697 contains these coding sequences:
- the ffh gene encoding signal recognition particle protein, translating to MLETVTKGFRAAKNRLAGKSELTPELVDESLRDIRVSLLEADVAFDVVKKFVARVREKSVGELVQTTVTDTAGQKRKVSPMDHFIKICHDELEALMGPVDTSLKLKPQGQLSGIMMVGLQGSGKTTTTGKLASRLLQEGRKPLLVAADIYRPAAVDQLKVLGDRLKVPVYHEPGIQPPELARRGYAAAREQKCDVVLIDTAGRLAIDEALMAELESIKGNVQPDNILLVCDAMIGQDAVRTAAEFDRRLTLDGFILTKLDGDARGGAALSIKEVTGKPIKFLGMGESMDKLEEFRPAGLAGRILGFGDIVGLMKDFEKVVDEKKAEEDAKKLLSGQFTMKDFVEQIRMVRKMGPLKDLLEKFPLFGDLTEHLNPDEKELTKIESMYDSMTAKERLRPDTVNNSRINRIAKGSGRKVEEVKELLQKFGMMQQVMGTIGQNPGLLGRIPGFKQLGQLSQMKNMDLSSMFGGDPKMMEKMMSGGMPGMGMPMQLPQIAPGYTPPMGQAAMAKARLMGYAPPSAAGKSEDRDAIKERRKREKENKKKNRKKK from the coding sequence ATGCTCGAGACCGTAACCAAGGGCTTCCGCGCCGCCAAGAACCGCCTCGCCGGCAAGAGCGAGCTCACCCCGGAGCTGGTCGACGAGTCGCTGCGCGACATCCGCGTCTCCCTGCTCGAGGCCGACGTCGCCTTCGACGTCGTGAAGAAGTTTGTCGCCCGCGTCCGCGAGAAGTCCGTGGGCGAGTTGGTGCAGACAACCGTCACCGACACGGCTGGCCAGAAGCGCAAGGTCAGCCCCATGGACCACTTCATCAAGATCTGCCACGACGAGCTGGAGGCCCTCATGGGGCCCGTCGACACCAGCTTGAAGCTGAAGCCCCAGGGCCAGCTCTCCGGCATCATGATGGTGGGCCTCCAGGGCTCCGGTAAGACGACCACCACCGGAAAGCTCGCCAGCCGGCTCCTCCAGGAAGGGCGCAAGCCCCTGCTCGTCGCCGCCGACATCTACCGCCCCGCCGCCGTGGACCAGCTCAAGGTCCTGGGCGACCGGCTCAAGGTCCCCGTCTACCACGAGCCCGGCATCCAGCCTCCCGAGCTCGCCAGGCGGGGCTACGCCGCCGCGCGCGAGCAGAAGTGCGACGTGGTGCTCATCGACACCGCCGGCCGGCTCGCCATCGACGAGGCGCTGATGGCCGAGCTGGAGTCCATCAAGGGCAACGTCCAGCCGGACAACATCCTGCTGGTGTGCGACGCGATGATTGGTCAGGACGCCGTGCGCACCGCGGCCGAGTTCGACCGGCGGCTGACGCTGGACGGCTTCATCCTCACCAAGCTGGACGGTGACGCCCGCGGCGGCGCCGCGCTGTCCATCAAGGAAGTCACGGGCAAGCCCATCAAGTTCCTCGGCATGGGCGAGTCCATGGACAAGCTGGAGGAGTTCCGTCCGGCGGGCCTCGCGGGCCGCATCCTCGGGTTCGGCGACATCGTCGGCCTGATGAAGGACTTCGAGAAGGTCGTCGACGAGAAGAAGGCCGAGGAGGACGCGAAGAAGCTCCTCTCCGGCCAGTTCACGATGAAGGACTTCGTCGAGCAGATCCGCATGGTCCGGAAGATGGGACCGCTCAAGGACCTGCTGGAGAAGTTCCCCCTCTTCGGCGACCTCACCGAGCACCTCAACCCGGACGAGAAGGAGCTCACGAAGATCGAGTCGATGTACGACTCGATGACGGCGAAGGAGCGCCTGCGCCCGGACACCGTCAACAACAGCCGCATCAACCGCATCGCCAAGGGCAGCGGCCGCAAGGTCGAAGAGGTCAAGGAGCTGCTCCAGAAGTTCGGGATGATGCAGCAGGTGATGGGCACCATCGGGCAGAACCCGGGCCTGCTGGGCCGCATCCCCGGCTTCAAGCAGTTGGGTCAGCTGTCGCAGATGAAGAACATGGACCTCTCCAGCATGTTCGGCGGTGACCCGAAGATGATGGAGAAGATGATGAGCGGCGGTATGCCCGGCATGGGCATGCCCATGCAGCTTCCGCAGATTGCGCCCGGCTACACGCCGCCCATGGGCCAGGCCGCCATGGCCAAGGCCCGGCTGATGGGCTACGCCCCGCCCTCCGCCGCCGGCAAGAGCGAGGACCGCGACGCCATCAAGGAGCGCCGCAAGCGGGAGAAGGAGAACAAGAAGAAGAACCGGAAGAAGAAGTAG
- a CDS encoding Ig-like domain-containing protein — protein MSNGMHHRRRLFPLLFVFSAATACINVPEVESPPNRPDADAGSTSDAGSEEVQPLTLLDTLPAAGSTQVSLEMLPVLTFSRPIEADSLSFVIQPSVTLARIEWANQGATAILHPWSRLSENTTYTVTVDAKDLDGHPLTGTRSFTFTTTGPAPDTTAPTILNTTPGHAAIGVPRDAVIEILFSEPMERTSVQTAFAITSPAGQNSGNFSWNEADTVMTYTLPITAAYGTTLSWQISALAKDKAGNFLTEANHREFRVVRQGSMVLPIVYAMSGSITTSDVPDSHYRNYAIYQIERIGDNSANQSSRLFLGFKLDALPSVLIRINQSTIRWWATNQLGQPFEKLGPLLMEPVDVGEYLPQTSVEEPDSPVLTAAYNAQPRATGLTITAAETGLPGQFDVTPYVAQDWADRVERNHNSQFRLRFARETDNNDDTDELRSSSGTYPTLAELEVVYEYP, from the coding sequence GTGAGCAACGGCATGCACCATCGACGACGCCTTTTTCCCCTGTTGTTCGTCTTCTCCGCAGCAACGGCATGCATCAACGTTCCGGAGGTCGAGTCGCCCCCGAACAGGCCCGACGCGGATGCTGGCTCGACGTCCGATGCAGGCTCCGAGGAGGTTCAGCCACTCACCTTGCTCGACACATTGCCCGCTGCTGGGTCGACGCAAGTCTCACTCGAAATGCTGCCCGTGCTTACGTTCTCAAGACCTATCGAAGCGGACTCATTGAGCTTCGTCATCCAGCCCTCGGTGACACTGGCCCGAATCGAGTGGGCCAATCAGGGAGCAACGGCCATTTTGCATCCCTGGTCGCGGCTAAGTGAGAACACAACCTACACAGTCACCGTCGATGCCAAGGACCTTGATGGTCACCCCCTGACAGGAACACGCTCCTTTACGTTCACCACAACGGGCCCCGCCCCCGACACAACTGCGCCCACCATCCTCAACACGACGCCCGGCCATGCTGCCATCGGCGTGCCCCGTGACGCGGTCATCGAAATTCTCTTCTCTGAGCCCATGGAAAGGACCTCGGTCCAAACCGCCTTCGCCATCACATCGCCCGCTGGCCAAAATTCCGGAAACTTCTCCTGGAATGAAGCCGACACGGTGATGACCTACACGCTGCCTATCACCGCGGCGTATGGCACCACTCTGTCCTGGCAAATTTCCGCTCTTGCCAAGGACAAAGCAGGCAACTTTCTGACAGAGGCCAATCACCGAGAATTCAGGGTCGTTCGCCAAGGCTCAATGGTACTGCCCATTGTTTACGCGATGAGTGGCAGCATCACGACCTCTGACGTGCCAGACTCCCACTACCGGAATTACGCTATCTACCAGATTGAGCGCATCGGAGATAACAGCGCCAATCAAAGCAGTCGGCTCTTCCTCGGGTTCAAGCTCGACGCATTGCCTTCGGTTCTCATCCGAATCAACCAGTCGACAATCAGGTGGTGGGCCACCAATCAACTAGGCCAGCCATTCGAAAAGCTTGGGCCGCTCCTGATGGAGCCTGTAGACGTGGGCGAGTACCTACCCCAGACGTCCGTCGAAGAGCCTGATAGCCCAGTACTCACTGCAGCTTACAACGCGCAACCACGAGCCACCGGTCTCACCATTACTGCGGCAGAGACTGGCTTGCCGGGACAGTTCGACGTCACGCCATACGTGGCACAAGACTGGGCAGACCGGGTGGAACGAAACCATAACTCCCAGTTCCGTCTCCGTTTCGCCCGAGAAACCGATAACAACGACGATACAGACGAACTACGTTCAAGCTCAGGCACGTATCCCACTCTGGCTGAGCTAGAGGTCGTCTACGAATATCCGTGA
- a CDS encoding TIGR04552 family protein, with translation MKAPSLTPVLPDIPIRTVAQMGLRELERIRLILRGGSVIDWRRMHFQTRDEVDNFLRLLQLDLSRPYDEEWARGVLSEAVEYLRKTFNYRVADAVARPAEIHDLFLYAAGVKGVPRHRRIACVVLKVMHVIQHIEGRDLLFRLPVSEAELAELIMERVMGVAAEMQSKGLPIVEFAHSIKTQDSLVTKLLAKKETVAAQVYDRTRFRVVTRRREDLLPVLYYLAQRLFPFHLVVPGQTENTLMPFKSVLAENPHFEQYIPRLHLDRDYEDREIAGGNAFSGNTYRALNFVVDLPMRMDAYLPLPEEDTRQRKGRIIISLVEFQIVDEETARLNERGDNAHEAYKRRQKQRVLKRLSQGLVVPKRQE, from the coding sequence GTGAAGGCCCCCTCTCTCACACCTGTTTTGCCGGATATCCCCATTCGCACGGTGGCGCAAATGGGACTCCGCGAGCTCGAGCGCATCCGGCTCATACTCCGCGGTGGGTCGGTCATCGACTGGCGGAGGATGCACTTCCAGACGCGAGACGAGGTCGACAACTTCCTTCGTCTGCTTCAACTGGACCTATCACGCCCGTACGATGAGGAGTGGGCTCGGGGCGTATTGTCCGAAGCTGTCGAATACTTGCGTAAGACGTTCAACTACCGTGTGGCGGATGCGGTCGCACGGCCTGCGGAGATTCACGACCTGTTTCTCTATGCGGCCGGCGTGAAGGGGGTGCCTCGTCATCGCAGGATTGCGTGTGTCGTGCTGAAGGTCATGCACGTCATCCAGCACATTGAAGGTCGAGACCTGCTCTTCCGGCTACCTGTGTCAGAGGCGGAGTTGGCAGAACTCATCATGGAACGGGTGATGGGTGTCGCCGCCGAGATGCAGTCGAAGGGGCTGCCTATTGTGGAGTTCGCGCACTCCATCAAGACCCAGGACTCGCTCGTTACCAAGTTGCTGGCGAAAAAGGAGACCGTTGCCGCGCAAGTCTACGATAGGACCCGGTTTCGAGTGGTGACCCGGAGGCGGGAGGACTTGCTGCCTGTTCTCTACTATCTCGCCCAACGCCTGTTTCCCTTTCACCTGGTTGTCCCGGGGCAGACTGAAAACACGCTGATGCCGTTCAAGTCTGTGCTCGCTGAGAACCCTCACTTCGAGCAGTACATCCCGCGACTCCATTTGGACCGTGATTACGAGGACCGAGAGATCGCTGGGGGGAACGCCTTTTCGGGCAATACCTACCGCGCGCTCAACTTCGTGGTGGACCTACCCATGCGAATGGATGCCTACCTTCCCTTGCCAGAAGAAGACACCCGGCAGCGCAAGGGGCGTATCATCATCTCGCTGGTCGAGTTTCAGATTGTCGACGAGGAGACCGCGCGGCTCAACGAGCGCGGCGACAATGCTCACGAGGCCTACAAGCGGCGCCAGAAACAGCGAGTGCTAAAGCGCCTGAGCCAGGGCCTCGTGGTTCCCAAACGACAGGAATAG
- a CDS encoding toxin-antitoxin system YwqK family antitoxin: MLVGNLMRALPLSLALMAPAALAEGPVGRVSCPAGTVQTGTKTEGLMCSRVDSKHGRSSAQGPYVAYHPNGKLAVRGQFENGLKVGTWTFFDEAGVLESTSEFKDGGWHGQRVRYFPNGKPQRIEEYREGRKNGLVKEFAQDGRVLSQVQYENNRVVSAQ, translated from the coding sequence ATGTTGGTTGGCAATCTGATGCGAGCGCTGCCCCTCTCGCTGGCGCTGATGGCTCCGGCTGCTTTGGCGGAGGGCCCTGTCGGGAGGGTATCCTGTCCGGCTGGGACCGTTCAGACGGGGACGAAGACGGAAGGCCTGATGTGCTCTAGGGTCGATTCCAAGCACGGTCGGTCATCCGCTCAGGGGCCCTACGTCGCGTACCACCCCAATGGCAAGTTGGCCGTCCGAGGCCAGTTTGAGAACGGCCTCAAGGTGGGAACTTGGACGTTCTTTGATGAAGCGGGCGTGCTTGAAAGCACCTCCGAGTTCAAGGATGGTGGCTGGCATGGCCAGCGCGTCCGGTATTTCCCGAACGGGAAGCCCCAGCGCATCGAGGAGTACAGAGAGGGCCGCAAAAACGGGCTGGTCAAGGAGTTTGCTCAGGACGGCCGCGTGCTCAGCCAGGTCCAATACGAGAACAACCGCGTTGTCTCCGCTCAGTAG
- the gltJ gene encoding adventurous gliding motility protein GltJ, with product MRFVCDSCRAQYMISDDKIGPKGVKVRCKKCGHTITVRPAGATAAKDSATESSTSEAAASADPGKGGDTTAAAMPATLGTPPEGGLFTDVEEDEIGAVFDQVLSSGTQKISTDAENEAAAREASAENVRKLAEAEAEPDKEEAKANAAAHEWYVAIDEKQVGPFNVDKVKDLWDRGEVGPDSLCWRSGFSDWIPLSETAELASVLAPRPSKPVIVAPEPVSGSTPTVSSGPVQSAFSAGKGARGDSGPASASEEPVGWKPSAASVLASLVKEENDALSKPPPTPAPALGREPVSQSRLLDVPMPPPEPVSSPSLRGADVAMAPPMAAPMPYGQQPVPQQYAQPAPMPYGQQPVPQYAQPMPAPYPPQPNYPASYPPPGAGQGGGRGKTGLFVGIAAGLLLVGGGAAAFFMKGGASAETAPANPPVAAAPPVATPPPAAPAQPPANTAPVVAQAPANPATPPANTPPTEVAAAPGSTPPATPTPPANTPPTTVATAPPAETPKPAETVVAKVERPSSRRSSYSSRRQEPEPRASAPARNERPSSSDSDDDFDELFGTKKSSPASSKPSSARPTAYVPPEPGGGVPDRLQQSDIMAVVLANKPAIVKCVNEQKKKDPSLSGKLVMRWTIQTSGKTSSVSCRTNEFRSTYMASCISGLIKSWSFPRHKRQGEPIDFPFTF from the coding sequence ATGCGTTTCGTCTGCGACAGTTGCCGCGCGCAGTACATGATCAGCGACGACAAGATTGGCCCCAAGGGGGTCAAGGTTCGTTGCAAGAAGTGCGGCCACACCATCACCGTGCGTCCCGCTGGCGCGACGGCCGCAAAGGACTCCGCGACGGAGTCCTCGACCTCCGAGGCTGCCGCGTCGGCTGACCCAGGCAAGGGCGGTGACACGACCGCCGCGGCGATGCCGGCGACGCTGGGCACCCCACCCGAGGGGGGGCTCTTCACGGACGTGGAAGAGGACGAGATTGGCGCCGTCTTCGACCAGGTGCTGAGCTCCGGCACGCAGAAGATCTCCACCGACGCGGAGAATGAGGCCGCCGCCCGCGAGGCGTCCGCGGAGAACGTGCGCAAGCTGGCGGAAGCGGAGGCCGAGCCGGACAAGGAAGAGGCCAAGGCCAACGCGGCGGCGCACGAGTGGTACGTGGCCATCGACGAGAAGCAGGTCGGTCCCTTCAACGTCGACAAGGTCAAGGACCTGTGGGACCGCGGCGAAGTGGGCCCGGACAGCCTTTGCTGGCGCTCGGGCTTCAGTGACTGGATTCCGTTGTCGGAGACGGCGGAGCTTGCGTCGGTGCTGGCGCCGCGGCCTTCCAAGCCCGTCATCGTCGCGCCCGAGCCCGTGTCGGGCTCGACGCCCACGGTGTCCTCGGGCCCCGTGCAGTCCGCGTTCAGCGCGGGCAAGGGGGCGCGCGGTGATTCCGGGCCCGCGAGCGCCTCCGAGGAGCCCGTGGGCTGGAAGCCGTCCGCGGCCAGCGTGCTGGCCTCGCTGGTGAAGGAAGAGAACGACGCGCTGTCCAAGCCGCCTCCGACGCCCGCGCCCGCCCTGGGCCGGGAGCCGGTGTCGCAGTCGCGGCTGTTGGATGTGCCCATGCCGCCGCCGGAGCCGGTGTCCTCGCCGTCCCTTCGGGGCGCGGACGTGGCCATGGCGCCTCCCATGGCCGCGCCCATGCCGTATGGGCAGCAGCCGGTGCCGCAGCAGTACGCCCAGCCCGCGCCCATGCCATATGGGCAGCAGCCGGTGCCTCAGTACGCGCAGCCCATGCCCGCGCCGTACCCGCCGCAGCCGAACTATCCGGCCTCCTATCCGCCGCCGGGAGCGGGGCAGGGTGGGGGCAGGGGGAAGACGGGGCTCTTCGTGGGCATCGCCGCCGGGCTGCTCCTGGTGGGTGGTGGCGCCGCGGCGTTCTTCATGAAGGGTGGGGCGAGCGCGGAGACGGCGCCGGCGAATCCTCCGGTCGCAGCGGCGCCGCCCGTGGCCACGCCGCCTCCCGCCGCGCCCGCGCAGCCTCCCGCGAACACGGCGCCCGTGGTGGCCCAGGCGCCCGCGAATCCGGCGACGCCTCCGGCGAACACGCCGCCCACGGAAGTGGCCGCGGCGCCGGGGAGCACGCCCCCGGCCACGCCGACGCCTCCGGCGAACACGCCGCCCACGACTGTCGCGACGGCTCCTCCGGCGGAGACGCCGAAGCCCGCGGAGACGGTGGTGGCGAAGGTCGAGCGTCCCAGCAGCCGCCGCAGCTCGTACTCGTCGCGTCGGCAGGAGCCGGAGCCGCGCGCCTCGGCGCCCGCGCGCAACGAGCGGCCGTCGTCGAGCGATTCGGACGATGACTTCGACGAGCTGTTCGGGACGAAGAAGTCGAGCCCGGCGTCGTCGAAGCCGTCCTCTGCGCGTCCGACGGCATACGTCCCGCCCGAGCCGGGGGGCGGGGTGCCGGACCGGCTGCAGCAGTCGGACATCATGGCGGTGGTGCTGGCCAACAAGCCGGCCATCGTGAAGTGCGTCAACGAGCAGAAGAAGAAGGACCCCTCGTTGAGCGGCAAGCTGGTGATGCGCTGGACCATCCAGACGAGCGGCAAGACGTCCTCGGTGTCGTGCCGCACGAATGAGTTCCGCTCTACCTACATGGCGAGCTGCATCTCCGGGCTCATCAAGAGCTGGTCCTTCCCGCGTCACAAGCGGCAGGGCGAGCCCATCGACTTTCCGTTCACCTTCTGA